In Oryzias latipes chromosome 15, ASM223467v1, the following proteins share a genomic window:
- the nkx6-2 gene encoding homeobox protein Nkx-6.2, with product MLAVGQMEANRQSAFVLGSTPLAALHNMTEMKTSLFPYALQQSPAGFKAPPLSGLSSQLSGGTPHGISDILGRPITTAGQLLSGFPRINGLATTAAAAAAGMYFSPAVSRYPKPLAELPGRAPIFWPGVMQGSPWRDPRVPCPAQANIMLDKDGKKKHSRPTFSGQQIFALEKTFEQTKYLAGPERARLAYSLGMTESQVKVWFQNRRTKWRKRHAAEMASAKKKHDSETEKMKESSENEDDDEYNKPLDPNSDDEKITRLLKKHKASSNLALISPCSNSSDTL from the exons ATGTTAGCGGTGGGGCAGATGGAAGCTAACCGGCAGAGTGCTTTCGTTCTGGGCAGCACCCCGCTGGCGGCGCTGCACAACATGACCGAGATGAAGACGTCTCTGTTCCCGTACGCGCTGCAGCAGAGCCCCGCGGGCTTCAAGGCGCCGCCGCTGTCCGGCCTCAGCTCGCAGCTGTCCGGGGGAACCCCGCACGGAATAAGCGACATCCTGGGCAGACCCATCACCACCGCCGGCCAGCTGCTGTCGGGCTTCCCGCGGATAAACGGCCTGGCGACCACCGCGGCCGCCGCGGCGGCGGGGATGTACTTCAGCCCGGCGGTGTCGCGGTACCCGAAGCCGCTGGCCGAGTTGCCGGGGCGCGCGCCCATCTTCTGGCCCGGCGTGATGCAGGGCTCTCCGTGGCGGGACCCGCGGGTTCCGTGTCCCG CTCAGGCCAACATCATGCTGGACAAGGACGGGAAGAAGAAGCACTCCAGACCCACCTTCTCCGGACAGCAGATCTTCGCTCTGGAGAAAACCTTCGAGCAGACCAAATACCTGGCCGGGCCGGAGAGAGCCCGCCTGGCCTACTCCTTAGGAATGACCGAGAGTCAAGTTAAG GTTTGGTTCCAGAACCGGAGGACCAAGTGGCGGAAGAGGCACGCGGCGGAGATGGCCTCCGCCAAGAAGAAGCACGACTCGGAGACGGAGAAGATGAAGGAGAGCTCGGAGAACGAGGACGACGACGAGTACAACAAGCCTCTGGACCCGAACTCCGACGACGAGAAGATCACGAGACTGTTGAAAAAGCACAAGGCCAGCAGCAACCTGGCGCTGATCAGCCCCTGCAGCAACAGCTCGGACACTTTGTGA